A genome region from Anolis carolinensis isolate JA03-04 chromosome 6, rAnoCar3.1.pri, whole genome shotgun sequence includes the following:
- the LOC100566183 gene encoding sulfotransferase 1C2, with amino-acid sequence MDPELPGDESWLVKTEGVPLPRQTTEKWDQISAFQARPDDLLICTFPKSGTSWIQEIVDIILHGGDLQKCDQLPIYERSPFIELFLPKPVVSGVDEAEAMPSPRVLKTHLPAPLLPPSFWKQNCKMIYLARNVKDNAVSTFNFHRMNKLLPNPGDWNNFLEDFIAGRCWYGSWFDHVCGWWEAKNHHPILYLFYEDMKENPAQEIRKVAEFLRFELSELVLSQIVQHTAFKSMKANEMTNFTTLPSSILDHSVSSYMRKGTVGDWKKHFTVAQSEWLDTICAQKLKNGPSFRTQL; translated from the exons ATGGATCCTGAACTGCCTGGGGATGAATCCTGGTTGGTGAAAACTGAAGGAGTTCCCTTGCCCAGACAAACTACAGAGAAGTGGGATCAAATATCAGCTTTCCAAGCTCGACCTGATGATCTCCTCATCTGCACCTTCCCCAAATCTG GAACTAGTTGGATCCAGGAAATTGTAGATATAATTCTGCATGGAGGTGACCTACAAAAATGCGATCAGCTCCCCATCTATGAACGGAGTCCGTTCATAGAGCTGTTCCTTCCCAAACCTGTTGTATCAG GTGTTGATGAAGCAGAGGCAATGCCCTCCCCGAGGGTGCTGAAAACTCACCTTCCGGCCCcgctcctgccaccttctttctgGAAGCAAAATTGTAAG ATGATTTATTTGGCCAGGAATGTCAAGGATAATGCTGTCTCTACCTTCAACTTCCATCGCATGAACAAACTTCTTCCCAATCCTGGAGACTGGAATAATTTTCTGGAGGATTTCATTGCTGGGAGGT GCTGGTATGGCTCATGGTTCGACCATGTTTGTGGTTGGTGGGAAGCTAAAAACCACCATCCAATTCTGTACCTGTTCTATGAAGACATGAAAGAG AACCCAGCTCAAGAAATCCGGAAAGTAGCTGAGTTCTTGAGGTTTGAACTCTCAGAATTGGTTCTGAGCCAGATTGTGCAACACACTGCATTTAAGAGCATGAAAGCAAATGAAATGACTAATTTCAccaccctgccttcctccatcctGGACCACTCTGTGTCATCCTACATGAGGAAAG GTACTGTAGGAGACTGGAAGAAACATTTCACAGTAGCTCAAAGTGAATGGTTGGATACCATTTGTGCTCAGAAACTGAAGAATGGCCCGAGCTTCCGCACACAGCTATAA
- the LOC100566571 gene encoding sulfotransferase 1C2A, with protein sequence MTDLQSNMESFDPSTIRILKLVTLEGVPLFDDTVEQWETIWNFKAKPDDLLICTYPKAGTTWMQEIVDMIRHGGDTEKCARAPIYERIPYIELCELKPFPSGIEQAEALPSPRTLKSHLPVHLLPPSFFEQNCKIIYVARNPKDLAVSYFHFIRMDKTMVQPENWDEFVETFIAGTVAYGSWFDHVKDWWKAKDHHQVLYLFYEDMKEDLAREIKKVAQFMDVELPEPVLNRIVKHTKFESMKVNPAVNYTTVPDCLMDQTISPFMRKGIVGDWKEHFTVAQSERLDEICTQLLKESGLTFRTEL encoded by the exons ATGACTGACCTCCAATCAAATATGGAAAGTTTTGACCCTAGCACTATCAGAATTCTGAAACTAGTAACTCTTGAGGGGGTTCCTTTATTTGATGACACTGTGGAGCAATGGGAGACAATATGGAACTTCAAAGCTAAACCTGATGATCTTCTTATTTGCACGTATCCCAAAGCAG GGACCACATGGATGCAGGAAATTGTTGATATGATCCGACATGGAGGAGACACAGAAAAATGTGCTCGGGCCCCTATCTATGAACGAATACCCTACATAGAGCTATGTGAGCTAAAACCTTTTCCTTCAG GTATTGAACAAGCGGAAGCACTGCCCTCTCCACGCACACTCAAAAGCCATCTCCCTGTTCATCTCCTGCCACCATCCTTCTTCGAACAAAATTGCAAG ATCATTTATGTGGCCAGGAATCCCAAAGACCTTGCAGTTTCCTATTTCCACTTCATCCGCATGGACAAGACAATGGTGCAACCAGAAAACTGGGATGAGTTCGTTGAGACATTCATTGCTGGGACAG tTGCTTATGGCTCTTGGTTTGATCATGTGAAAGACTGGTGGAAGGCTAAGGACCATCACCAAGTTCTGTACCTTTTCTATGAAGACATGAAAGAG GATCTCGCACGGGAAATCAAGAAGGTGGCCCAATTCATGGATGTAGAGCTTCCAGAACCAGTTCTGAACCGGATTGTGAAGCACACAAAGTTTGAGAGCATGAAAGTAAACCCAGCAGTGAATTACACAACTGTGCCTGATTGTTTAATGGACCAAACTATCTCACCTTTCATGAGAAAAG GTATTGTTGGAGACTGGAAAGAGCATTTCACAGTGGCTCAAAGTGAACGCCTGGATGAGATCTGTACTCAGTTATTAAAGGAGAGTGGCCTGACCTTCCGCACAGAGTTATAA
- the LOC100566383 gene encoding sulfotransferase 1C2 — MPDGADTTFIKRLEPVELEGVPLLSDTVENWAKIKEFQARPDDLLLCTYPKAGTTWIQEIVDMVQQGGDVQKCARAPVYQRSPYLEMFPPKPLRSGLEIAEGMPSPRTLKTHFPVQLLPSSFWEQKCKIIYVARNIKDSVVSFYHFHRMNLGLPEPGQWDDFLKNFIAGKVVYGCWFEHVRGWWEAKSHHPILYLFYEDIKEDPAREIQKVAQFLDIKLSESVLKQIVHLTTFESMKENPMTNYSTVPSSILDQRVSAFLRKGTVGDWKVHFTVAQSEWLDDIYAQKSMGTDLSFRTQI; from the exons ATGCCAGACGGTGCGGACACCACATTCATCAAGCGCCTAGAGCCAGTGGAGTTGGAGGGTGTCCCTTTGCTTAGTGACACTGTAGAAAACTGGGCTAAAATAAAAGAATTCCAAGCACGGCCAGATGACCTTCTACTCTGCACCTACCCTAAAGCAG GGACCACTTGGATCCAAGAAATTGTGGACATGGTCCAGCAGGGAGGTGATGTCCAGAAATGCGCTCGTGCTCCTGTGTACCAACGGAGTCCCTACCTGGAAAtgtttccccccaaacccctgcgcTCAG GCTTGGAAATAGCGGAAGGAATGCCCTCTCCACGGACTCTGAAGACTCACTTCCCAGTCCAGCTCCTGCCCTCTTCCTTCTGGGAACAGAAATGCAAG ATAATTTATGTAGCCAGGAACATCAAAGACAGCGTTGTCTCCTTCTACCACTTCCATCGCATGAACCTGGGGTTGCCAGAACCAGGACAGTGGGATGATTTTCTGAAAAACTTTATTGCTGGAAAAG TTGTTTATGGCTGTTGGTTTGAACATGTTCGTGGCTGGTGGGAGGCTAAGAGCCACCATCCAATTCTGTATCTTTTCTATGAAGATATCAAAGAA GACCCAGCTCGGGAAATCCAGAAAGTAGCCCAGTTCTTGGACATAAAGCTTTCAGAATCGGTTCTAAAACAAATTGTGCATCTGACAACCTTTGAGAGCATGAAAGAAAACCCGATGACGAACTACAGTACTGTGCCTTCCTCTATCTTAGACCAAAGAGTTTCAGCCTTCTTGAGAAaag GAACTGTAGGAGACTGGAAGGTGCATTTCACAGTGGCCCAAAGTGAATGGCTAGATGACATCTATGCCCAGAAATCAATGGGAACTGACCTGAGCTTCCGCACACAAATCTAA